CTGATCGGTGTCATCCAAACCTCCACCCCACCAAAAATAGCCCGGCACGAAAAATCCCAAACTCAGCAGGAGAGCCGATAGGCACAAGGGACGTTGAAAGAAGTCGCACAGGGCCCACGCGAATATTGACGTGATCACGGCTGCTGTTATCCCGGTTATGATCCCGCTCCCTATCGCTGTTATATATCGCATTTCTATTTCCTTCACAGGTATCTATCCCTTCCGCGTGATTTGTGTTAGGCTTTTCTCAGATTTAGCATCTTTTTGGGAAATGAAATACCGCTGGCCGGCGATCATAATCTCAGCTTCTCGCCGGTCCGGGAAAACCCGGACTCGGGCTTCGTCCATTGAAGGGAAGCGCACCCGGTCCGGCCCTAGAATCACACACCCGGCTTCTTTCAGCCGGGCCATTACCCATCCTCGGGTCTCGGCTTCAGCAGGGTCGAAGCGTCCGTAGTCTGCCGGGATGAAGAAAGTCACTCCCCCTAGCTTGACGCATCGTAGAAAGCCCCCTGCACGAAGCCGGGAATAGTGTTTGTCCAGATCGCTTTCGCTCATGCGAAAGGCCCGTGCTACCGCCTGCTTAGGGCACGGGCCGACTGTTTCAATGAAAGCCAGCACTGCAGCCGTCATCTCGTCGGTAATAATTCCCCTCATGCTACATCACCCTTCTAAGGCGAAGATGTAGTTTCTTTCTTTCACGATCGAAGGTCGCCACTATGCACTGCACTCTGTCTCCCCGTCTCACCTCCCCCCGGACCGGGTAGGGGGAGATTCCGGCTATGCCGGGGGCTACGTCCGGCTCTATAAAAACTATACCTTGTACTATTTGTATTACCGTGCCGGAAATTATCTGCCCACGCGTAAAGGAGTACGCCTGCCACGGGTCGGGGTAGGCGTCTTTCACCGAAAAGGTCAGATTCTCCGGATCCAGTACCTTCACCGCGATCACCTGCCCCGGCCGGTACTGCCTATCCAACGGCAGGGACAAGGATCGGGAAGCCAGCTTCCGGGGTATTTCCACCGGGACGCCTGCTACCTCCACTACCAGCCGAGCTGGAGAATCCTCCCGGCGTGGGAGAACGGCTATCACGGTTGCAGGGAGCACGTCTCCCTGTTTTATCGTTGCTTTCAAGGTCTCCTTAGCCTGTTCGACATATTCGCTTCGGGACAACACAACCACGCCGGCCTCGCGGTCGAGCTCCTTTGGTAAGAACACCTGTTTTGTGCCAACTAGCGCGGGCATATCTTTCTCATGGACACCGCTCCACTCAACAGGGCAGATAGCCCGTATCTCCAGCACCGGATT
The sequence above is drawn from the Syntrophothermus lipocalidus DSM 12680 genome and encodes:
- a CDS encoding RNA-binding protein; amino-acid sequence: MLTHVDPIEVLFQATRTRKPIEGLVAALERVESRPVWAVRLANPVLEIRAICPVEWSGVHEKDMPALVGTKQVFLPKELDREAGVVVLSRSEYVEQAKETLKATIKQGDVLPATVIAVLPRREDSPARLVVEVAGVPVEIPRKLASRSLSLPLDRQYRPGQVIAVKVLDPENLTFSVKDAYPDPWQAYSFTRGQIISGTVIQIVQGIVFIEPDVAPGIAGISPYPVRGEVRRGDRVQCIVATFDRERKKLHLRLRRVM